From Solanum lycopersicum chromosome 8, SLM_r2.1, the proteins below share one genomic window:
- the LOC101260748 gene encoding uncharacterized protein isoform X16: MEEHASSSSSSSQLQPSLDDCLKLFRGERDEQRLAGLLVVTKFCNKDDHTAIRKIYDALGPQFLHRLLRTGKGSDVGSSDNRDAYLQLSITVLAAFCRVPQIAASEEMINKIPLILEAISREAGSPIIEDCYEYLFLVSTASEEGVQTLYKSGGLNVLASQMMILPDGSHMIELALRLVQIIVIKLPSENVYSEHPTDLSLVVCAVAKQFAVLQNALKFEALHLLSTILSNRYSAPVYDALRLVENDVWSTNLWIGILAILQNRVAPSHKLHALVLTECVISIVGERWLNGEMNLTGSQVSLPADRCILLILESSRVEIAVLLNDLAYLKYEASNASSNRENILVKQRNLGVAFSLVEKIIKLISSFGGEESTANAIISESTFTKIISGLNETIGVVLDYIRDAKEHGQMKGDDLLAAVRVIGSPFYSICFLLPMLCQITLETGGCKILASSGAFREVVGYLIALIDQNNFTSEDNGSIFLACDTILNLLLKQEQIKFPSDDPSFIRLLVALSRWAEGMDDASIIMMASSICSLILDLTSEEALLNHPDFISGDVGNLSKLIRRSFVMCGQDLISDDAKAEVDLFQIITAAYSSWADRFPSIKQAVESSGPFGFRCVS, translated from the exons ATG GAAGAACACGCTTcaagtagtagtagtagttctCAACTACAACCTTCATTAGATGATTGTTTGAAGCTATTCAGAGGAGAAAGGGATGAACAGAGGTTAGCCGGTCTACTTGTTGTTACCAAATTTTGCAATAAAGATGACCATACAGCCATTCGCAAGATTTACGATGCCCTAGGACCTCAATTCCTACACCGACTTCTTCGAACCG GGAAAGGAAGTGATGTCGGGAGTAGCGATAATCGTGATGCCTACTTGCAATTGTCGATCACAGTTCTTGCAGCATTTTGTAGAGTTCCCCAGATTGCAGCTTCTGAAGAAATGATTAATAAGATTCCTCTCATTCTAGAGGCAATATCCAGAGA AGCAGGATCACCTATAATTGAAGACTGCTATGAGTATTTGTTTTTGGTCTCAACGGCGAGTGAAGAAGGGGTTCAAACCTTGTACAAATCTGGTGGCTTGAATGTGCTAGCTTCACAAATGATGATTCTACCCGATG GTTCTCATATGATTGAACTTGCTCTGAGACTTGTGCAAATCATTGTCATTAAGCTACCCTCGGAAAATGTTTATTCTGAGCATCCAACTGACCTGTCACTGGTG GTGTGTGCAGTGGCAAAGCAGTTTGCTGTTCTACAGAATGCACTGAAATTTGAAGCGCTTCACCTCCTATCAACTATCCTGTCCAACAGATATTCT GCACCTGTATATGATGCTCTTCGCTTAGTGGAAAATGATGTTTGGTCGACAAATTTGTGGATTGGTATTCTGGCGATCTTGCAAAATCGAGTTG CACCTTCACATAAACTTCATGCTCTTGTTCTGACCGAGTGTGTCATATCAATTGTTGGTGAACGGTGGCTTAATGGGGAGATGAACTTAACTGGTTCTCAGGTTTCCCTGCCTGCTGACAG GTGCATTCTGCTTATTTTGGAGTCGTCAAGGGTTGAAATTGCTGTTCTTCTAAATGATCTGGCATACTTAAAATATGAAGCCTCCAACGCATCCTCGAATAGAGAGAACATTCTTGTGAAGCAGAGGAATCTTGGTGTAGCCTtctctttggttgaaaaaataattaaacttattTCTAGTTTTGGTGGAGAAG AGTCAACTGCCAATGCTATTATCAGTGAGAGCACTTTCACAAAAATCATTTCTGGGCTCAATGAGACAATTGGTGTTGTTTTGGACTATATACGAGATGCTAAG GAGCATGGACAGATGAAAGGGGATGATCTTCTAGCAGCAGTGCGAGTAATCGGAAG TCCTTTTTATTCCATCTGTTTTTTACTTCCAATGCTGTGTCAAATAACTCTCGAGACTGGAGGATGTAAAATTTTAGCTTCCTCGGGTGCATTTAGAGAA GTTGTTGGTTACCTCATTGCTTTGATTGACCAAAACAATTTTACGTCTGAGGATAATGGTTCTATATTCTTGGCTTGTGATACAATTTTGAATCTTCTTCTAAAG CAGGAACAAATCAAATTTCCCTCAGATGATCCTAGTTTTATCAGACTTTTGGTAGCATTGTCACGCTGGGCGG AGGGTATGGATGATGCATCTATTATCATGATGGCATCAAGTATCTGTTCGCTTATACTCGATTTGACGTCAGAGGAAGCTCTTCTAAATCATCCAGACTTCATTAGTGGCGATGTTGGTAATCTGTCAAAGCTCATTAGACGAAGCTTTGTGATGTGTGGTCAG GACTTGATATCCGATGATGCTAAAGCTGAAGTAGATCTTTTTCAGATAATTACCGCAG CATATTCATCGTGGGCTGATCGATTTCCTAGCATTAAACAAGCTGTGGAGAGCTCAGGGCCATTTGGATTTCGATGTGTTTCATAG
- the LOC101260748 gene encoding uncharacterized protein isoform X9 yields the protein MEEHASSSSSSSQLQPSLDDCLKLFRGERDEQRLAGLLVVTKFCNKDDHTAIRKIYDALGPQFLHRLLRTGIGKGSDVGSSDNRDAYLQLSITVLAAFCRVPQIAASEEMINKIPLILEAISREAGSPIIEDCYEYLFLVSTASEEGVQTLYKSGGLNVLASQMMILPDGSHMIELALRLVQIIVIKLPSENVYSEHPTDLSLVVCAVAKQFAVLQNALKFEALHLLSTILSNRYSAPVYDALRLVENDVWSTNLWIGILAILQNRVAPSHKLHALVLTECVISIVGERWLNGEMNLTGSQVSLPADRCILLILESSRVEIAVLLNDLAYLKYEASNASSNRENILVKQRNLGVAFSLVEKIIKLISSFGGEESTANAIISESTFTKIISGLNETIGVVLDYIRDAKEHGQMKGDDLLAAVRVIGSYLAEAPDACKDKVIELLGYILSIEGEDELSPFYSICFLLPMLCQITLETGGCKILASSGAFREVVGYLIALIDQNNFTSEDNGSIFLACDTILNLLLKEQIKFPSDDPSFIRLLVALSRWAEGMDDASIIMMASSICSLILDLTSEEALLNHPDFISGDVGNLSKLIRRSFVMCGQLTNSCSDCTQDLISDDAKAEVDLFQIITAAYSSWADRFPSIKQAVESSGPFGFRCVS from the exons ATG GAAGAACACGCTTcaagtagtagtagtagttctCAACTACAACCTTCATTAGATGATTGTTTGAAGCTATTCAGAGGAGAAAGGGATGAACAGAGGTTAGCCGGTCTACTTGTTGTTACCAAATTTTGCAATAAAGATGACCATACAGCCATTCGCAAGATTTACGATGCCCTAGGACCTCAATTCCTACACCGACTTCTTCGAACCG GAATAGGGAAAGGAAGTGATGTCGGGAGTAGCGATAATCGTGATGCCTACTTGCAATTGTCGATCACAGTTCTTGCAGCATTTTGTAGAGTTCCCCAGATTGCAGCTTCTGAAGAAATGATTAATAAGATTCCTCTCATTCTAGAGGCAATATCCAGAGA AGCAGGATCACCTATAATTGAAGACTGCTATGAGTATTTGTTTTTGGTCTCAACGGCGAGTGAAGAAGGGGTTCAAACCTTGTACAAATCTGGTGGCTTGAATGTGCTAGCTTCACAAATGATGATTCTACCCGATG GTTCTCATATGATTGAACTTGCTCTGAGACTTGTGCAAATCATTGTCATTAAGCTACCCTCGGAAAATGTTTATTCTGAGCATCCAACTGACCTGTCACTGGTG GTGTGTGCAGTGGCAAAGCAGTTTGCTGTTCTACAGAATGCACTGAAATTTGAAGCGCTTCACCTCCTATCAACTATCCTGTCCAACAGATATTCT GCACCTGTATATGATGCTCTTCGCTTAGTGGAAAATGATGTTTGGTCGACAAATTTGTGGATTGGTATTCTGGCGATCTTGCAAAATCGAGTTG CACCTTCACATAAACTTCATGCTCTTGTTCTGACCGAGTGTGTCATATCAATTGTTGGTGAACGGTGGCTTAATGGGGAGATGAACTTAACTGGTTCTCAGGTTTCCCTGCCTGCTGACAG GTGCATTCTGCTTATTTTGGAGTCGTCAAGGGTTGAAATTGCTGTTCTTCTAAATGATCTGGCATACTTAAAATATGAAGCCTCCAACGCATCCTCGAATAGAGAGAACATTCTTGTGAAGCAGAGGAATCTTGGTGTAGCCTtctctttggttgaaaaaataattaaacttattTCTAGTTTTGGTGGAGAAG AGTCAACTGCCAATGCTATTATCAGTGAGAGCACTTTCACAAAAATCATTTCTGGGCTCAATGAGACAATTGGTGTTGTTTTGGACTATATACGAGATGCTAAG GAGCATGGACAGATGAAAGGGGATGATCTTCTAGCAGCAGTGCGAGTAATCGGAAG CTACCTTGCAGAAGCACCAGATGCATGTAAAGATAAGGTTATAGAACTCCTAGGTTATATTCTTTCAATTGAAGGGGAAGATGAATTGAG TCCTTTTTATTCCATCTGTTTTTTACTTCCAATGCTGTGTCAAATAACTCTCGAGACTGGAGGATGTAAAATTTTAGCTTCCTCGGGTGCATTTAGAGAA GTTGTTGGTTACCTCATTGCTTTGATTGACCAAAACAATTTTACGTCTGAGGATAATGGTTCTATATTCTTGGCTTGTGATACAATTTTGAATCTTCTTCTAAAG GAACAAATCAAATTTCCCTCAGATGATCCTAGTTTTATCAGACTTTTGGTAGCATTGTCACGCTGGGCGG AGGGTATGGATGATGCATCTATTATCATGATGGCATCAAGTATCTGTTCGCTTATACTCGATTTGACGTCAGAGGAAGCTCTTCTAAATCATCCAGACTTCATTAGTGGCGATGTTGGTAATCTGTCAAAGCTCATTAGACGAAGCTTTGTGATGTGTGGTCAG TTGACAAATTCTTGTTCTGACTGCACTCAGGACTTGATATCCGATGATGCTAAAGCTGAAGTAGATCTTTTTCAGATAATTACCGCAG CATATTCATCGTGGGCTGATCGATTTCCTAGCATTAAACAAGCTGTGGAGAGCTCAGGGCCATTTGGATTTCGATGTGTTTCATAG
- the LOC101260748 gene encoding uncharacterized protein isoform X5, protein MEEHASSSSSSSQLQPSLDDCLKLFRGERDEQRLAGLLVVTKFCNKDDHTAIRKIYDALGPQFLHRLLRTGIGKGSDVGSSDNRDAYLQLSITVLAAFCRVPQIAASEEMINKIPLILEAISREAGSPIIEDCYEYLFLVSTASEEGVQTLYKSGGLNVLASQMMILPDGSHMIELALRLVQIIVIKLPSENVYSEHPTDLSLVVCAVAKQFAVLQNALKFEALHLLSTILSNRYSAPVYDALRLVENDVWSTNLWIGILAILQNRVAPSHKLHALVLTECVISIVGERWLNGEMNLTGSQVSLPADRCILLILESSRVEIAVLLNDLAYLKYEASNASSNRENILVKQRNLGVAFSLVEKIIKLISSFGGEESTANAIISESTFTKIISGLNETIGVVLDYIRDAKEHGQMKGDDLLAAVRVIGSYLAEAPDACKDKVIELLGYILSIEGEDELSPFYSICFLLPMLCQITLETGGCKILASSGAFREVVGYLIALIDQNNFTSEDNGSIFLACDTILNLLLKEQIKFPSDDPSFIRLLVALSRWAEGMDDASIIMMASSICSLILDLTSEEALLNHPDFISGDVGNLSKLIRRSFVMCGQDLISDDAKAEVDLFQIITAGADFHGGPQVHVNPMWEPRHKSAPWPVGDIVHQFIPGLVIESFWPYCFLSLSFLILFFFPFLHFLFLVPLLL, encoded by the exons ATG GAAGAACACGCTTcaagtagtagtagtagttctCAACTACAACCTTCATTAGATGATTGTTTGAAGCTATTCAGAGGAGAAAGGGATGAACAGAGGTTAGCCGGTCTACTTGTTGTTACCAAATTTTGCAATAAAGATGACCATACAGCCATTCGCAAGATTTACGATGCCCTAGGACCTCAATTCCTACACCGACTTCTTCGAACCG GAATAGGGAAAGGAAGTGATGTCGGGAGTAGCGATAATCGTGATGCCTACTTGCAATTGTCGATCACAGTTCTTGCAGCATTTTGTAGAGTTCCCCAGATTGCAGCTTCTGAAGAAATGATTAATAAGATTCCTCTCATTCTAGAGGCAATATCCAGAGA AGCAGGATCACCTATAATTGAAGACTGCTATGAGTATTTGTTTTTGGTCTCAACGGCGAGTGAAGAAGGGGTTCAAACCTTGTACAAATCTGGTGGCTTGAATGTGCTAGCTTCACAAATGATGATTCTACCCGATG GTTCTCATATGATTGAACTTGCTCTGAGACTTGTGCAAATCATTGTCATTAAGCTACCCTCGGAAAATGTTTATTCTGAGCATCCAACTGACCTGTCACTGGTG GTGTGTGCAGTGGCAAAGCAGTTTGCTGTTCTACAGAATGCACTGAAATTTGAAGCGCTTCACCTCCTATCAACTATCCTGTCCAACAGATATTCT GCACCTGTATATGATGCTCTTCGCTTAGTGGAAAATGATGTTTGGTCGACAAATTTGTGGATTGGTATTCTGGCGATCTTGCAAAATCGAGTTG CACCTTCACATAAACTTCATGCTCTTGTTCTGACCGAGTGTGTCATATCAATTGTTGGTGAACGGTGGCTTAATGGGGAGATGAACTTAACTGGTTCTCAGGTTTCCCTGCCTGCTGACAG GTGCATTCTGCTTATTTTGGAGTCGTCAAGGGTTGAAATTGCTGTTCTTCTAAATGATCTGGCATACTTAAAATATGAAGCCTCCAACGCATCCTCGAATAGAGAGAACATTCTTGTGAAGCAGAGGAATCTTGGTGTAGCCTtctctttggttgaaaaaataattaaacttattTCTAGTTTTGGTGGAGAAG AGTCAACTGCCAATGCTATTATCAGTGAGAGCACTTTCACAAAAATCATTTCTGGGCTCAATGAGACAATTGGTGTTGTTTTGGACTATATACGAGATGCTAAG GAGCATGGACAGATGAAAGGGGATGATCTTCTAGCAGCAGTGCGAGTAATCGGAAG CTACCTTGCAGAAGCACCAGATGCATGTAAAGATAAGGTTATAGAACTCCTAGGTTATATTCTTTCAATTGAAGGGGAAGATGAATTGAG TCCTTTTTATTCCATCTGTTTTTTACTTCCAATGCTGTGTCAAATAACTCTCGAGACTGGAGGATGTAAAATTTTAGCTTCCTCGGGTGCATTTAGAGAA GTTGTTGGTTACCTCATTGCTTTGATTGACCAAAACAATTTTACGTCTGAGGATAATGGTTCTATATTCTTGGCTTGTGATACAATTTTGAATCTTCTTCTAAAG GAACAAATCAAATTTCCCTCAGATGATCCTAGTTTTATCAGACTTTTGGTAGCATTGTCACGCTGGGCGG AGGGTATGGATGATGCATCTATTATCATGATGGCATCAAGTATCTGTTCGCTTATACTCGATTTGACGTCAGAGGAAGCTCTTCTAAATCATCCAGACTTCATTAGTGGCGATGTTGGTAATCTGTCAAAGCTCATTAGACGAAGCTTTGTGATGTGTGGTCAG GACTTGATATCCGATGATGCTAAAGCTGAAGTAGATCTTTTTCAGATAATTACCGCAG GGGCAGATTTTCACGGAGGGCCACAGGTTCATGTGAACCCAATGTGGGAACCCAGGCACAAGAGTGCACCTTGGCCCGTTGGTGACATTGTGCACCAGTTCATACCAGGTCTTGTGATCGAATCCTTCTGGCCATATTGTTTTTTAAGTCTGTCTTTTTtaattctctttttctttccttttcttcattttctttttttggtaccTTTGCTGTTGTAA
- the LOC101260748 gene encoding uncharacterized protein isoform X12 has translation MEEHASSSSSSSQLQPSLDDCLKLFRGERDEQRLAGLLVVTKFCNKDDHTAIRKIYDALGPQFLHRLLRTGKGSDVGSSDNRDAYLQLSITVLAAFCRVPQIAASEEMINKIPLILEAISREAGSPIIEDCYEYLFLVSTASEEGVQTLYKSGGLNVLASQMMILPDGSHMIELALRLVQIIVIKLPSENVYSEHPTDLSLVVCAVAKQFAVLQNALKFEALHLLSTILSNRYSAPVYDALRLVENDVWSTNLWIGILAILQNRVAPSHKLHALVLTECVISIVGERWLNGEMNLTGSQVSLPADRCILLILESSRVEIAVLLNDLAYLKYEASNASSNRENILVKQRNLGVAFSLVEKIIKLISSFGGEESTANAIISESTFTKIISGLNETIGVVLDYIRDAKEHGQMKGDDLLAAVRVIGSYLAEAPDACKDKVIELLGYILSIEGEDELSPFYSICFLLPMLCQITLETGGCKILASSGAFREVVGYLIALIDQNNFTSEDNGSIFLACDTILNLLLKQEQIKFPSDDPSFIRLLVALSRWAEGMDDASIIMMASSICSLILDLTSEEALLNHPDFISGDVGNLSKLIRRSFVMCGQDLISDDAKAEVDLFQIITAAYSSWADRFPSIKQAVESSGPFGFRCVS, from the exons ATG GAAGAACACGCTTcaagtagtagtagtagttctCAACTACAACCTTCATTAGATGATTGTTTGAAGCTATTCAGAGGAGAAAGGGATGAACAGAGGTTAGCCGGTCTACTTGTTGTTACCAAATTTTGCAATAAAGATGACCATACAGCCATTCGCAAGATTTACGATGCCCTAGGACCTCAATTCCTACACCGACTTCTTCGAACCG GGAAAGGAAGTGATGTCGGGAGTAGCGATAATCGTGATGCCTACTTGCAATTGTCGATCACAGTTCTTGCAGCATTTTGTAGAGTTCCCCAGATTGCAGCTTCTGAAGAAATGATTAATAAGATTCCTCTCATTCTAGAGGCAATATCCAGAGA AGCAGGATCACCTATAATTGAAGACTGCTATGAGTATTTGTTTTTGGTCTCAACGGCGAGTGAAGAAGGGGTTCAAACCTTGTACAAATCTGGTGGCTTGAATGTGCTAGCTTCACAAATGATGATTCTACCCGATG GTTCTCATATGATTGAACTTGCTCTGAGACTTGTGCAAATCATTGTCATTAAGCTACCCTCGGAAAATGTTTATTCTGAGCATCCAACTGACCTGTCACTGGTG GTGTGTGCAGTGGCAAAGCAGTTTGCTGTTCTACAGAATGCACTGAAATTTGAAGCGCTTCACCTCCTATCAACTATCCTGTCCAACAGATATTCT GCACCTGTATATGATGCTCTTCGCTTAGTGGAAAATGATGTTTGGTCGACAAATTTGTGGATTGGTATTCTGGCGATCTTGCAAAATCGAGTTG CACCTTCACATAAACTTCATGCTCTTGTTCTGACCGAGTGTGTCATATCAATTGTTGGTGAACGGTGGCTTAATGGGGAGATGAACTTAACTGGTTCTCAGGTTTCCCTGCCTGCTGACAG GTGCATTCTGCTTATTTTGGAGTCGTCAAGGGTTGAAATTGCTGTTCTTCTAAATGATCTGGCATACTTAAAATATGAAGCCTCCAACGCATCCTCGAATAGAGAGAACATTCTTGTGAAGCAGAGGAATCTTGGTGTAGCCTtctctttggttgaaaaaataattaaacttattTCTAGTTTTGGTGGAGAAG AGTCAACTGCCAATGCTATTATCAGTGAGAGCACTTTCACAAAAATCATTTCTGGGCTCAATGAGACAATTGGTGTTGTTTTGGACTATATACGAGATGCTAAG GAGCATGGACAGATGAAAGGGGATGATCTTCTAGCAGCAGTGCGAGTAATCGGAAG CTACCTTGCAGAAGCACCAGATGCATGTAAAGATAAGGTTATAGAACTCCTAGGTTATATTCTTTCAATTGAAGGGGAAGATGAATTGAG TCCTTTTTATTCCATCTGTTTTTTACTTCCAATGCTGTGTCAAATAACTCTCGAGACTGGAGGATGTAAAATTTTAGCTTCCTCGGGTGCATTTAGAGAA GTTGTTGGTTACCTCATTGCTTTGATTGACCAAAACAATTTTACGTCTGAGGATAATGGTTCTATATTCTTGGCTTGTGATACAATTTTGAATCTTCTTCTAAAG CAGGAACAAATCAAATTTCCCTCAGATGATCCTAGTTTTATCAGACTTTTGGTAGCATTGTCACGCTGGGCGG AGGGTATGGATGATGCATCTATTATCATGATGGCATCAAGTATCTGTTCGCTTATACTCGATTTGACGTCAGAGGAAGCTCTTCTAAATCATCCAGACTTCATTAGTGGCGATGTTGGTAATCTGTCAAAGCTCATTAGACGAAGCTTTGTGATGTGTGGTCAG GACTTGATATCCGATGATGCTAAAGCTGAAGTAGATCTTTTTCAGATAATTACCGCAG CATATTCATCGTGGGCTGATCGATTTCCTAGCATTAAACAAGCTGTGGAGAGCTCAGGGCCATTTGGATTTCGATGTGTTTCATAG
- the LOC101260748 gene encoding uncharacterized protein isoform X10, whose translation MEEHASSSSSSSQLQPSLDDCLKLFRGERDEQRLAGLLVVTKFCNKDDHTAIRKIYDALGPQFLHRLLRTGIGKGSDVGSSDNRDAYLQLSITVLAAFCRVPQIAASEEMINKIPLILEAISREAGSPIIEDCYEYLFLVSTASEEGVQTLYKSGGLNVLASQMMILPDGSHMIELALRLVQIIVIKLPSENVYSEHPTDLSLVVCAVAKQFAVLQNALKFEALHLLSTILSNRYSAPVYDALRLVENDVWSTNLWIGILAILQNRVAPSHKLHALVLTECVISIVGERWLNGEMNLTGSQVSLPADRCILLILESSRVEIAVLLNDLAYLKYEASNASSNRENILVKQRNLGVAFSLVEKIIKLISSFGGEESTANAIISESTFTKIISGLNETIGVVLDYIRDAKEHGQMKGDDLLAAVRVIGSYLAEAPDACKDKVIELLGYILSIEGEDELSPFYSICFLLPMLCQITLETGGCKILASSGAFREVVGYLIALIDQNNFTSEDNGSIFLACDTILNLLLKQEQIKFPSDDPSFIRLLVALSRWAEGMDDASIIMMASSICSLILDLTSEEALLNHPDFISGDVGNLSKLIRRSFVMCGQDLISDDAKAEVDLFQIITAAYSSWADRFPSIKQAVESSGPFGFRCVS comes from the exons ATG GAAGAACACGCTTcaagtagtagtagtagttctCAACTACAACCTTCATTAGATGATTGTTTGAAGCTATTCAGAGGAGAAAGGGATGAACAGAGGTTAGCCGGTCTACTTGTTGTTACCAAATTTTGCAATAAAGATGACCATACAGCCATTCGCAAGATTTACGATGCCCTAGGACCTCAATTCCTACACCGACTTCTTCGAACCG GAATAGGGAAAGGAAGTGATGTCGGGAGTAGCGATAATCGTGATGCCTACTTGCAATTGTCGATCACAGTTCTTGCAGCATTTTGTAGAGTTCCCCAGATTGCAGCTTCTGAAGAAATGATTAATAAGATTCCTCTCATTCTAGAGGCAATATCCAGAGA AGCAGGATCACCTATAATTGAAGACTGCTATGAGTATTTGTTTTTGGTCTCAACGGCGAGTGAAGAAGGGGTTCAAACCTTGTACAAATCTGGTGGCTTGAATGTGCTAGCTTCACAAATGATGATTCTACCCGATG GTTCTCATATGATTGAACTTGCTCTGAGACTTGTGCAAATCATTGTCATTAAGCTACCCTCGGAAAATGTTTATTCTGAGCATCCAACTGACCTGTCACTGGTG GTGTGTGCAGTGGCAAAGCAGTTTGCTGTTCTACAGAATGCACTGAAATTTGAAGCGCTTCACCTCCTATCAACTATCCTGTCCAACAGATATTCT GCACCTGTATATGATGCTCTTCGCTTAGTGGAAAATGATGTTTGGTCGACAAATTTGTGGATTGGTATTCTGGCGATCTTGCAAAATCGAGTTG CACCTTCACATAAACTTCATGCTCTTGTTCTGACCGAGTGTGTCATATCAATTGTTGGTGAACGGTGGCTTAATGGGGAGATGAACTTAACTGGTTCTCAGGTTTCCCTGCCTGCTGACAG GTGCATTCTGCTTATTTTGGAGTCGTCAAGGGTTGAAATTGCTGTTCTTCTAAATGATCTGGCATACTTAAAATATGAAGCCTCCAACGCATCCTCGAATAGAGAGAACATTCTTGTGAAGCAGAGGAATCTTGGTGTAGCCTtctctttggttgaaaaaataattaaacttattTCTAGTTTTGGTGGAGAAG AGTCAACTGCCAATGCTATTATCAGTGAGAGCACTTTCACAAAAATCATTTCTGGGCTCAATGAGACAATTGGTGTTGTTTTGGACTATATACGAGATGCTAAG GAGCATGGACAGATGAAAGGGGATGATCTTCTAGCAGCAGTGCGAGTAATCGGAAG CTACCTTGCAGAAGCACCAGATGCATGTAAAGATAAGGTTATAGAACTCCTAGGTTATATTCTTTCAATTGAAGGGGAAGATGAATTGAG TCCTTTTTATTCCATCTGTTTTTTACTTCCAATGCTGTGTCAAATAACTCTCGAGACTGGAGGATGTAAAATTTTAGCTTCCTCGGGTGCATTTAGAGAA GTTGTTGGTTACCTCATTGCTTTGATTGACCAAAACAATTTTACGTCTGAGGATAATGGTTCTATATTCTTGGCTTGTGATACAATTTTGAATCTTCTTCTAAAG CAGGAACAAATCAAATTTCCCTCAGATGATCCTAGTTTTATCAGACTTTTGGTAGCATTGTCACGCTGGGCGG AGGGTATGGATGATGCATCTATTATCATGATGGCATCAAGTATCTGTTCGCTTATACTCGATTTGACGTCAGAGGAAGCTCTTCTAAATCATCCAGACTTCATTAGTGGCGATGTTGGTAATCTGTCAAAGCTCATTAGACGAAGCTTTGTGATGTGTGGTCAG GACTTGATATCCGATGATGCTAAAGCTGAAGTAGATCTTTTTCAGATAATTACCGCAG CATATTCATCGTGGGCTGATCGATTTCCTAGCATTAAACAAGCTGTGGAGAGCTCAGGGCCATTTGGATTTCGATGTGTTTCATAG